The segment TCGTAGCCTCCGACGCCGGTGCCGAGCGGTGGGCCGACGAGGAGGTCGACCAGCTCCGCGGAGCCGTCCGCGGCGAACACCACGGGCGGCAGGTGCCCGGCGCCGGCGAAGGTCGCGGTGCCCCGGGCCGGATCGACCCGGACGAGCAGAACGGTGGCGGGGCGGCGGGCGTCGTCCTCGGCGACCACGGAGTCGAGGTGGCGCAGGACCCGGTGCGGGGGCAGGTCGGTCGCGGCGACCTCACGGAGTGCGGTGCGGTAGGCGTTCATGTCGACGGCGGCGTCGAGGCCGTGGCCCATGACGTCGCCGACGACGAGGAGGCTGCGGCCGAAGTGGAGCCGTACGGTCTCGAACCAGTCACCGCCCACGAGCGCGCGCGGCCCGGCGGGCAGGTATCCACCCGCGATCTCCAGGTTGGGGTGCGGCCGGCCGGGCTCGGCGACGAGGGCGCGCTGGAGGTGGAGCGCGGTGTCCTCGGTGGCCGCGAGACGACGGGCGTGCCCGAGGTGCCGGGCCGCGAGGCGGGCGGCCTGTCGGAGGAGGGCCGTGTCGCCGCCGGAGAAGGGCGCACCGCCGACACGGGTCAGCGTGACCGTCCCGAGCGGTTCCTCGTCGTGGACGGCGAGGGGGAGGACGAGCTGGTGGGCGACTCCGGCGGCGGGGTCGCCAGGGGTGGGGGCGGACCCGCCGGGGATGGGACCGGACTCACCGGGGGCGGACCCGCCGGCGATGGGACCGGACTCGCCGGGGGCCCCGAGGGCGATCGGCGTGACGGGAGCATCCACGGCGCGCTCACCCGGCCCGGGGGCGGGGTCCGCCCTGGCCGCGCGTCGAGCGGGGGCGCCCGGTTCCGTCCGGAGGTCGATCGTCACCGAGGCGCGCAGGCGTCGGGCGGCGAAGGTCGCCAGTTCGCGGCAGGTGGTCGTCTCGTCGAGCGTCGTGCCGATCTCGCCGATCGCCTGCTCCATGGCCCGCACCCTGGTCAGGAGGGCCTCTTCCCGCTCCGCGTCCCGTTCCGCCACGACACCTCCACCGCCGTGCGGTCCACCCGGTCCCCCCATTGCACCAGCGGTCGGCGCCCCGCGCGCGGTACGGACCTGGCGCCGGGCGGTTGTGCGGCGGTGCTCGATCTGATCAAGTACAAGCAGAGGCTACTGGCCAGTACGAGACTTCGCTCCCCGGGGGGACAGCCATGACGACCGGTTTCTTCAGCTCCGTCGACGACGTCGCCGAACGGCTCGCCACGACCGGCTACCTCGCGTCACCCGCCGTCGCCACCACCGTCTTCCTCGCCGACCGCCTCGGCAAGCCCCTCCTCGTCGAGGGCCCGGCGGGCGTCGGCAAGACGGAGCTCGCCAAGGCCGTCACCGAGGTGACGGGCGCGCGACTGGTCCGGCTGCAGTGCTACGAGGGCGTCGACGAGTCCCGCGCGCTGTACGAGTGGAACCACGCCAAGCAGCTGCTGCGGATCACGGCCGGGCGGGGCGAGTCCTGGGACGAGACGCGGACGGACATCTTCGGCGAGGAGTTCCTGCTCCCCCGGCCGCTGCTCACGGCGATCCGCTCGGAGCAGCCGACCGTGCTCCTGATCGACGAGACCGACAAGGCCGACGTCGAGGTGGAGGGCCTGCTCCTGGAGGTCCTGAGCGATTTCCAGATCACCGTTCCCGAACTCGGCACGATCACGGCGACCCGGCGCCCCTTCACCGTGCTCACCTCGAACGCGAGCCGCGAGCTGTCCGAGGCGCTGCGCCGGCGCTGCCTCTTCCTGCACATCGGCTTCCCCGAGGAGGAGCTGGAGCGGCGGATCGTCACCCTCAAGGTCCCCGGACTCGATGCCGCGCTCGCCACGTCCGTGGTGCGGGTCGTCGGAGCCCTGCGGGCGATGGACCTGCGGAAGGTGCCGTCCGTCTCGGAGACCATCGACTGGGCCCGTACCCTGCTGGCGCTCGGCGCGGACCGGCTGGACGAGCAGGTCGTACGGGAGACCCTGGGCGTCCTGTTGAAGCACCAGGACGACATCGTGAAGGCCGCGGCCAAGCTCGACCTGGACGCGGTGTGAGCGCCACGGACGCCTCCACTGCACCGGAACCGGCACCGGCGGCCACGGCCGCGCGGCTCACCGGTCTCGTGGCGGCGCTGCGTGCCCACGGATTCGGCATAGGAACCGGCGAGACCGTGGACGCCGGGCACGCCCTCGAAGCGGTCGGGTTCACGGACCGGGAGCGGGTCCGGGAGGCTCTCGCCGCGACCCTGCTCCACGGCGAGGGCCAGCGCCCGGTGTTCGATCGCGTCTTCGACCTGTACTTCCCCCTCGGCCGGACCACCACGACGGAGACGTACGAGGACACCGCGGCCGATCTCGCGGCGCTGCGCGACCGGCTCGCCGAGGCCCTCACGGCCGGGGACGGCGATGCCCTGGACCGGCTGGCCGCCGAGGCGGTGGGCGGTTTCGGCGGCTTCGGTTCCGGCCCCGAGTCGGACGGGTGGTCCTCGTACCAGACCCTCTCCCGACTGCGCCCCGAGACGCTGCTCGCCCGCGTACGAGAGCGGCTGAGGGCGGCTCCCGGACCGGAGGACCCCGAGTTCACCGAGCGGCTGCTCGACGACGAGATCCGACGCCGCATCGAGGCCTTCCGCGAGCGGGTGCGGACCGAGGCCCGGCGGCGCGTCAGCGAACGGCAGGGCCGGGACCTGGTCGCGCGCCGCGCGGTCGCGGGGACGGCGGACTCCGTGGACTTCCTGCTGGCCGGGCGGGCGCAGCTGGACGAGTTGCGGCGTACGGTACGGCCGCTGGCGCGGAAGCTGGCCACCCGGCTCGCGGCCCGGCGCCGCCGGGCGTCGCGCGGGGAGATCGATCTGCGGCGCACCCTGCGCCGTTCGCTGTCGACCGGGGGCGTGCCGGTGCGGCCCGTGCTGCGGCGGCGCCCTCCCCGGCGGCCCGAGCTGGTCCTGTTGTGCGACGTGTCGGGGTCGGTGGCCGGTTTCGCGCAGTTCACGATGCTGCTGGTGCAGGCCTTGCACGACCAGTTCAGCCGGGTGCGCGTCTTCGCCTTCGTCAACCGGGTCGACGAGGTGACGGGGCTGATCGCCCGGGACTCGGCCGACCCGGCGGGGCTCGGTGACCGCATCCTGGCGGAGGCGGAGCTGACCGGGTGGCACGGGCAGAGTGACTACGGGACGGCGCTCGGCGAGTTCGCCGACCGGTATGTGGAGGCGCTGGGCCCGCGCACGGTGGTCTTCGTCCTCGGGGACGCCCGCACCAACGGCTCCGATCCGAACCTAGCGGCGCTGAAGCGGATCGCGGACCGGGCGCGCCGGGTCCACTGGCTCAACCCCGAGCAGCCCTCGCTGTGGGGCACGGGCGACTCGGTGGCCCCGGCCTACGCCGGTCTCGTCGACATGCGCCCGTGCCGGAACGCCCGCCAGCTGGGGGCACTGATCGGCCGCCTGCTGCCGGTGTGACCGTGGGTGTGCCGCCCGCTGCCGGTGTGACCGAGGATGTGCCGCCGGTCCTGCCCGTGTGACCACACGTGGCACGACGACGGGGAGCGGGCCGAGCGCTCCCCCGCGTGGCACGATCGGTTCGTGGCCACCGGATCCGACCGTCCTGAGACGGAATTCCCCCGCGCCATCGGCGCACCCGCCACCCGCGCGCTCGCCGCGGCCGGGTACACCCGGCTCGACCAGCTCGCGGGTGTCCCCGCGGCCGAGCTCGCCGCCCTGCACGGCGTGGGACCGAAGGCGCTGCGCGTGCTCGGTGAGGTGCTCGCGGAGCGCGGCCTGTCGCTGGGGTGAGCCCCGGGGCGTACCGGAATCGGGTCTCGGTTGTACGACAGGCGGGCCGTCGAACTAGCGTGACCTCCATGGAACTCTTGGGAGAGATCACCGCCGACCGTCCCCTGCTCGTCCTCGCCGTCAAGGAGGAGGCGCAGTTCCTGGACACGGCGCTGCCCGTGCTGCTGACCGGCATGGGCAAGGTGAACGCGGCGACCGCGCTCGCGACCGTCCTCGGCCGGGGCCCCCGGCCGTCCGGGATCGTGAACCTGGGAACGGCCGGGGCGCTGCGCCCGGGCTGGACCGGGACGCATGTCGTCGGCACGGTCCTGCAGCACGACCTCGACAGCCGGCTGCTCGCGACCCTCACCGGCGAGACGTACGGCGCGCCGCTGGCGCTGCCGGACGGCGGCGACGTGGTCCTGGCCACCGGGGACGCGTTCATCTCCGACGAGACCGCCCGCGCCCGGCTCGCGGAGCGGGCGCCGCTGGTCGACATGGAGGGGTACGCCCTCGCGGCGGCCGCGGAGCTGGCCGGGGTGCCGCTGCGCATCGTGAAGCACGTCAGCGACGAGGCCGGTGACGGCGCCGCGCGCACCTGGCGTGAATCGGTCGCCGAGTGCGCGCGGGCGCTCGCCGACTGGGCGGAGGCGAACACCCCGTACCGCACCTGAGCACTCCGTGCCGCTCCTGAACACCCGCTACCGCTGCCGAACACACCGGACCCGGTCGGGTCAGCGGTGCTGGAAGTGGACCTCCGGGTTCGCCGGTGACGGGCCGTCGAGCAGCGGGCGGGAGAGTCCGCGCAGGTGCTGGTCGAAGAAGGCGGCGACGTACCTCCGGGTGATGTCGACGGCACGGTCGGTGGGCAGCTCGGGCTGCGGCAGACCGAAGTGGCGGGCTATCACGGGGCCGTCGGAGAAGGTGAAGTGGTCGGAGTCGGCCACGGTGACCCAGCGCTTCCACCCGTCGAGGGCCGTCCACGTCCCGTCCCAGGTGGTGTCCGTGCCGCCGGGCAGGTGCATGGCGTCGTGGGTGCCGAGCATCATGAACGGCCGGCCCCGCAGGCCCTCCGCCGGCAGGTCCTCCCAGAAGGCCCCGTCCATGTTGATCCCGGCGTCGATGCGCGGGTCGGCCACCATGGCCGAAGCCGCGCTCGCCCCGCCGATGGAGTGGCCCGCCATGCCGATCCGACGGTCGTCGATCACGTCGGCGTGCTTCCAGA is part of the Streptomyces sp. NBC_00250 genome and harbors:
- a CDS encoding PP2C family protein-serine/threonine phosphatase; this translates as MEQAIGEIGTTLDETTTCRELATFAARRLRASVTIDLRTEPGAPARRAARADPAPGPGERAVDAPVTPIALGAPGESGPIAGGSAPGESGPIPGGSAPTPGDPAAGVAHQLVLPLAVHDEEPLGTVTLTRVGGAPFSGGDTALLRQAARLAARHLGHARRLAATEDTALHLQRALVAEPGRPHPNLEIAGGYLPAGPRALVGGDWFETVRLHFGRSLLVVGDVMGHGLDAAVDMNAYRTALREVAATDLPPHRVLRHLDSVVAEDDARRPATVLLVRVDPARGTATFAGAGHLPPVVFAADGSAELVDLLVGPPLGTGVGGYEPTTRPLRPGDTLLLFTDGLVERRGEDIDVSLARLAALRLPPDSGPDQVVDEVLRRLGAHGAEDDVAVLAARIRARPPQ
- a CDS encoding AAA family ATPase, whose product is MTTGFFSSVDDVAERLATTGYLASPAVATTVFLADRLGKPLLVEGPAGVGKTELAKAVTEVTGARLVRLQCYEGVDESRALYEWNHAKQLLRITAGRGESWDETRTDIFGEEFLLPRPLLTAIRSEQPTVLLIDETDKADVEVEGLLLEVLSDFQITVPELGTITATRRPFTVLTSNASRELSEALRRRCLFLHIGFPEEELERRIVTLKVPGLDAALATSVVRVVGALRAMDLRKVPSVSETIDWARTLLALGADRLDEQVVRETLGVLLKHQDDIVKAAAKLDLDAV
- a CDS encoding vWA domain-containing protein, with the protein product MSATDASTAPEPAPAATAARLTGLVAALRAHGFGIGTGETVDAGHALEAVGFTDRERVREALAATLLHGEGQRPVFDRVFDLYFPLGRTTTTETYEDTAADLAALRDRLAEALTAGDGDALDRLAAEAVGGFGGFGSGPESDGWSSYQTLSRLRPETLLARVRERLRAAPGPEDPEFTERLLDDEIRRRIEAFRERVRTEARRRVSERQGRDLVARRAVAGTADSVDFLLAGRAQLDELRRTVRPLARKLATRLAARRRRASRGEIDLRRTLRRSLSTGGVPVRPVLRRRPPRRPELVLLCDVSGSVAGFAQFTMLLVQALHDQFSRVRVFAFVNRVDEVTGLIARDSADPAGLGDRILAEAELTGWHGQSDYGTALGEFADRYVEALGPRTVVFVLGDARTNGSDPNLAALKRIADRARRVHWLNPEQPSLWGTGDSVAPAYAGLVDMRPCRNARQLGALIGRLLPV
- a CDS encoding DNA-binding protein, whose translation is MATGSDRPETEFPRAIGAPATRALAAAGYTRLDQLAGVPAAELAALHGVGPKALRVLGEVLAERGLSLG
- a CDS encoding nucleosidase, with translation MELLGEITADRPLLVLAVKEEAQFLDTALPVLLTGMGKVNAATALATVLGRGPRPSGIVNLGTAGALRPGWTGTHVVGTVLQHDLDSRLLATLTGETYGAPLALPDGGDVVLATGDAFISDETARARLAERAPLVDMEGYALAAAAELAGVPLRIVKHVSDEAGDGAARTWRESVAECARALADWAEANTPYRT